Proteins from one Limanda limanda chromosome 4, fLimLim1.1, whole genome shotgun sequence genomic window:
- the ssuh2.1 gene encoding protein SSUH2 homolog isoform X2 yields MDEDPGAFDPNIPEEGPSAPPPGWLDDIHGYQGHKGGPDDPLYPPPPAYSPQPELNRNTLVPNVRVPTISEDEARRALLQFVESKWTYSSKPARNLTFKELKPIVVYRYRLETYTETRTSAWHFEPYNGQMVDGPQYGMCPQPWDVPVTLPQRYTDMVEKVRVPHTSFIKLCHKCNGIGRTRCGCCFGQGMKRCSFCHGNGRSRNKRCTSCHGRGRKRCSSCLGQGFKTCSICHGSQNLLHFILLTITWKHNVDNFIPDRQPDFPDKKFEKVTGDPFFIDENVLIISHLHPSL; encoded by the exons atggaCGAAGATCCCG GTGCGTTTGATCCGAACATCCCAGAAGAGGGACCTTCAGCGCCCCCTCCTGGCTGGCTGGATGACATACATGGATACCAAGGCCATAAAGGAGGCC CGGATGACCCGTTGTACCCCCCTCCCCCGGCCTACAGCCCCCAGCCTGAACTCAACAGGAACACCCTGGTGCCCAACGTCAG GGTCCCGACAATATCCGAGGATGAGGCTCGACGCGCCCTCCTCCAGTTCGTGGAATCCAAATGGACGTACAGCTCCAAACCCGCCAGGAACCTGACGTTCAAGGAGCTGAAACCCATCGTCGTCTACCGG TATCGACTGGAGACCTACACTGAGACCAGAACCAGCGCCTGGCACTTTGAACCCTACAACG GACAAATGGTGGATGGTCCTCAGTACGGCATGTGTCCTCAGCCGTGGGACGTCCCGGTGACTCTGCCTCAGAGATACACCGACATGGTGGAGAAGGTCCGCGTGCCGCACACCTCCTTCATTAAG ctctgtCACAAATGTAACGGCATTGGACGAACTCGCTGTGGCTGCTGCTTTGGTCAAGGAATG AAGCGTTGCTCTTTCTGCCACGGGAACGGCCGGTCCAGGAACAAGcgctgcacctcctgccacGGCCGAGGGCGCAAGAG GTGCAGCTCCTGTCTGGGTCAAGGCTTCAAGACCTGCTCCATCTGTCACGGCAGCCAGAACCTGCTGCATTTCATCCTGCTCACGATCACATG GAAACACAACGTAGACAACTTCATTCCCGATCGTCAGCCGGACTTTCCTGACAAGAAGTTTGAGAAGGTGACCGGAGATCCTTTCTTCATCGACGAGAATGTTCTG